Proteins co-encoded in one Psychromonas sp. L1A2 genomic window:
- the glgB gene encoding 1,4-alpha-glucan branching protein GlgB, whose translation MPLKSTLLNQLEKATLANPFEQLGLIKNANGIGFLLRVWLPEATAVSFSALDGSHLSGELTKVYDAGLFEVSLSSVTDKFVYQLNAKYVNDVHEFVDPYQFHDIAFEGLSTLHEAPQNVYRTLGAQLKTITDNDVKICGVRFIVYAPNASSVSLISDHNHWNGQIHPMQRSWCGHWVLFIPGLSAGCAYKFELKDAMGNRLPHKADPVGFQAELYPSHSSIVVDHDAYQWNDQTWQNTHTGDKRFTAMSIYEVHLGSWKRKKENGVERMLSYRELAEELLPYLVEMGYTHLEVLPISEFPFDGSWGYQPVGLFAATSRFGDADDLKYFIDKCHQAGIGIIVDWVPAHFPADPHGLARFDGTPLYEYEDPKRGWHPDWNSYIYDFGRDNVRQFLVASALIWLDKFHVDGLRVDAVASMLYWDYSREEGEWVPNVDGGNHNYEAISLLKWFNEEVYSQFPNAMTIAEESTAFSGVSKPTFAGGLGFGFKWNMGWMHDTLSYIQQDPMYRKYHHHEMTFAMVYHYNEHFVLPISHDEVVHGKKSMLNKMPGDEWQAAANLRAYMGYMYAHPGKKLNFMGGEFGQSREWNHNQSLDWDLLVFDKHKGQQKLIADLNHFYKNNSAMYESDYEPQGFEWLDHSDGVNSIISFIRYNLDKSEYVICLSNFTPVPREKYRVAVEEAGQYEVVINTDSEYYWGSNYSMGDLMGVFVSEPYPWQGKGHSIVVNLPPLSSVYLKKKEV comes from the coding sequence ATGCCATTAAAATCAACGTTACTCAACCAACTTGAAAAAGCAACATTAGCCAATCCTTTTGAACAATTAGGCTTAATTAAAAACGCCAACGGTATAGGTTTTTTATTAAGAGTCTGGTTACCAGAAGCAACAGCGGTTTCATTTTCTGCGCTTGATGGTTCGCATCTTTCTGGTGAGTTAACAAAAGTTTATGATGCTGGCTTATTCGAAGTTAGTTTATCTTCTGTTACTGATAAGTTTGTTTATCAATTAAATGCTAAATATGTAAATGATGTACATGAGTTTGTAGACCCTTACCAATTTCATGATATCGCATTTGAAGGATTATCGACGTTACATGAAGCTCCACAAAATGTTTATCGTACACTTGGGGCACAATTAAAAACGATTACCGATAATGACGTTAAAATTTGTGGTGTACGTTTTATTGTTTACGCACCCAATGCCAGTAGCGTTAGTTTAATCTCAGATCATAATCATTGGAATGGGCAAATACATCCCATGCAACGAAGTTGGTGTGGTCATTGGGTATTATTTATTCCTGGTTTATCAGCTGGCTGTGCTTACAAGTTTGAATTAAAAGATGCGATGGGTAATCGTTTACCACATAAAGCTGATCCCGTTGGTTTTCAAGCTGAATTATACCCATCACATTCATCGATAGTCGTTGATCATGATGCTTATCAGTGGAACGACCAAACTTGGCAAAATACTCATACTGGTGACAAACGCTTTACGGCGATGAGTATTTATGAAGTTCATTTAGGGTCATGGAAACGTAAAAAGGAAAACGGTGTAGAGCGAATGCTTAGCTATCGTGAACTTGCTGAGGAGCTATTACCTTATTTAGTTGAAATGGGTTACACACACTTAGAAGTACTCCCTATATCAGAGTTTCCATTTGATGGATCTTGGGGCTATCAACCCGTCGGTTTATTTGCTGCAACCAGCCGTTTTGGTGATGCAGATGATTTAAAATACTTCATAGACAAATGTCACCAAGCCGGTATAGGCATTATCGTTGATTGGGTACCCGCACATTTTCCTGCCGACCCACACGGTTTAGCGCGTTTTGATGGGACACCTTTGTATGAATACGAAGATCCTAAGCGTGGTTGGCATCCTGATTGGAATTCTTACATTTATGACTTTGGCCGTGACAATGTCCGTCAATTCCTAGTGGCTAGCGCACTAATCTGGCTAGATAAATTCCACGTTGACGGATTACGAGTAGATGCAGTCGCATCTATGCTGTATTGGGACTATTCACGCGAAGAAGGTGAGTGGGTACCTAATGTAGATGGTGGCAATCATAACTATGAAGCGATTAGCTTATTAAAATGGTTTAACGAAGAAGTGTATAGTCAATTCCCTAATGCCATGACTATTGCTGAAGAATCGACTGCTTTTAGTGGTGTTTCAAAACCTACTTTTGCAGGGGGATTAGGCTTTGGCTTTAAATGGAACATGGGCTGGATGCATGACACATTAAGTTATATTCAACAAGATCCAATGTACCGTAAATACCATCATCATGAAATGACCTTTGCAATGGTTTATCACTATAACGAACACTTTGTATTACCTATTTCTCATGATGAAGTCGTACACGGTAAAAAAAGTATGTTGAATAAAATGCCTGGAGATGAATGGCAGGCGGCCGCAAATCTACGTGCTTATATGGGGTATATGTATGCGCATCCTGGTAAAAAATTAAACTTTATGGGCGGTGAGTTTGGACAAAGTCGTGAGTGGAATCATAATCAAAGTTTAGATTGGGACTTATTAGTTTTTGATAAACATAAAGGGCAACAAAAATTGATTGCCGATTTGAATCATTTTTATAAAAATAACAGTGCTATGTATGAATCAGATTATGAACCACAAGGTTTTGAATGGCTGGATCATAGTGATGGCGTCAACAGCATCATCTCATTTATTCGCTATAATTTAGATAAAAGTGAATATGTTATCTGTCTTTCTAATTTTACACCTGTGCCTCGCGAGAAGTATCGTGTGGCAGTAGAAGAAGCTGGTCAATATGAAGTCGTTATCAATACTGATAGTGAATATTATTGGGGAAGCAACTATTCAATGGGTGATCTAATGGGCGTGTTTGTCAGCGAACCTTACCCTTGGCAAGGCAAAGGCCATTCAATTGTTGTTAATTTACCTCCATTATCATCAGTTTATTTGAAGAAAAAGGAAGTCTAA